Genomic window (Streptomyces sp. NBC_00078):
CTCAGCACCCACACACGTTGAGGAAGAGAGCCGAGCAGAGTGGTTCGATGGCTTCCGTCTGGAGGTCATGCAGCAACCAATCCTTGATGTACAGCTAACTAAAATGGGGCCCTACGACCGCCTCGCCGAGTACGATGCGTCCAGCCGCGTGCTAAAAATCAACGAAGAGCATCCCTTCATCGCGAAAATCATCGCTCACTCGAAAAATCAGACCCCGGCAACTCTATTTGCTACGTCAGAAATTCTCACCGATGCGTTTCTACGTGAGGGCGGTATTCCTCCTGAGGTAACGGCTGAGGTATTCGCGCTGCGCGATAGGGCGTTGCGGCAAATCGCGGGTGACTACGGGCCAGATCCAGTAGAGGTGTTGCGCCACCTGTCAATAGCAGACCAGGACAAGGATGCGCTCGAAAAAGCTGTCGGCCAAGCTTTCATCGTCCTAGGTTTTGAGTATGAAAGGCGCGGCGGCAACAAGGGCGGCGCTGATGGCGTTCTGGATGCGCGTCTCGGGAAGAGTGAAACGCAGCTAGAGGATTTCCGTGTCGTCTACGACGCTAAGACCACTGCTAGTACAACCATTTCAGTTGATAAGGTGCACTTCGATGCGCTTTGGGACTTCAAGAATACCGAGTCGGCTCAATTCGGGTTCATCATCGGGAAAAAGTTCGCCGGACAGAATGACCCGGAATCGGCTGTAAACCGTCGGACGGCACAGGGTCGTGAGGACCGTCCCATGACGGTAATGCTTACCGAGCACCTGCGCCACCTGGTCGAGCTCCACTATCAATTCGGTATTACCTTGAATCAGATCAGGGCCCTGTTTGAGGAAGCGTTGACCGTAACGGAGGTGGGCTCATGGTTGCAGAATCTTGAGCGAGAGCTCTCCCAGGAGCAGCGTCCGGTACCACTTCGGAAACTGTTGAAAAAGCTGGAGGAGTGCAAAGAGGACACGCTAAGCGAGCCTAATGTCAATGCAGTTCGCGTCATGGATCCGCGTTTGAAGCAGTATGAGCCTGAACGTCTCGTGGCAGCGCTCCAAGCCGTGCAGACGATAGTCGGCAGTCGGTGGATTGAGGTCAACAAGACCAGCGGGAATGTGCGCTTGTCCCAAACAGCGGAGAGTATCATCAACGAGGTTGACAGGCGCCTACAAGACGACCTAGGTCTGCCTGCTGTTGCCGACGAGACCTCGGAGTCGTGATCGATGAGTACGCTTGCCCCGCATCCGTTTCCTGCCCGCATGGCACCCGAGCTGGCGTTACGAGCCTTGGAACGTCAGCCTGCAGGCAGTGTCGTCCTTGATCCAATGTGCGGTTCCGGCACTGTCCTCAGAACCGCTTTGATCGCTGGGCATCGAGCGATTGGTGTGGATATGGACCCGTTGGCGGTGCTGATGGCGAGTGTTTGGGCTAATCACCGTTCGGCGACTGGTCTCGCACAGGCTGCTGATGAAATCACCTCGGAAGCCGCTAATATGCACGCCGATGAAATCCATCTCCCGTGGATCGACGATGACCCAGAAACCAAGAAGTTTATCAAGTTCTGGTTCGCGGAGCCTCAGCGTAGCGACCTTCGAAAGGTTGCATATCTAGTTGCGCGGCGCAATGATCATCTCAAGGCTTCTCTGCAACTTTCGCTTAGTCGCATCGTAATCACGAAAAAGCGTGGGGCATCGCTTGCGCACGACGTATCGCACAGTAGGCCTCATAGGGTAGGCACCACTAACGACTTCGACGTCATGGATGGATTTCGTAAGGCTGCCGTACAGATAGAGCGTCGACTCCTTGTCGAACTTCCGGACAACGCGTCTGTTCGCTTGGGCGACGCCCGAAGCATGCCGTTCGTTCCGTCTGGGTCAGTTGATCTGGTTGTCACCTCTCCCCCTTACTTGAATGCGATTGACTATCTTCGTGGGCATCGAATGGCTCTAGTCTGGCTCGGCCATTCCGTCAGCGCTCTGCGAGAGATTCGTAGTGCCAGTGTTGGGACTGAGAGAGGGTTGAAGAGCGACGGCGCCTTGGAGGGTTTGGTTATTGATACTGACCTCGACTCTCTTCCTCAAAGGACGCTCGGAATCCTTTATCGATATGCTCAAGATATGAAGGGTGTGGTTGCGGAGCTACATCGAGTGCTCAAGCCGAGTTCGCTGGCGGTTTTGGTGGTGGGAAATTCCACGGTGCGTGGAACATTTGTCGATAATGCATCAGTTGTTCGGCGCGCCGCTGAGCAGTTGGGATTCGTAACTCAGGACATCTCTGAGAGGGATCTTCCTGCAAACCGTCGCTACCTGCCTCCACCTTCCTCTGCCGGAGAGGCGCTCGATCAGCGCATGCGGAAAGAAGTAGTTCTTACCATTCAGAAGTGATACGAGCTTCGGCTGAAAGGTAAGGTCGGCGGAGCGGCTTTGGCGCGAGTGATCATGGCCCGTAAGCTTCCGGCGCGTCGGGCAGTCTGCGGACCTGCCCGGTAAAGCACGACGTTGGGGCCACGATCTTCGAGGCTCGCGCCAAAGTGGCTCCGTAAAGCTGTGGAGCCGACCGCCCCAGCCACGACGTACCCCTTCTCTGGCATCAGGTGGCTGCATGCTTTGAGCGCGGCACGGACGCCGGCCGGGCTGGAGCGGGGCGGAGACAGGAGCGCAGGCCCGGCCGGGGGCCGGGCCGCGCGCGGTGAGCGGAGCGAACCGCCTTGAACCCGTAAAGAAGGTTGTTACTCAGGTGGTGGCTGGGATGTGCCACAGTGGGGCTGTGTACCGCTCCGGTTGGCTGTTGATGAGCAGTCGGCGCAGGTCATCGCGCTGTGAGCCGTCGAGGTTCAGGACCTCGGTGAGGTGGCGGAACGTCGTGTGAGTGATTCCGCGGCTTCGGGCCTCTGCCTCGAACTGGGCGAGTTGGGGCAGTACCGACTCGGCGTCGAGCTTCGGCCGTTGTTGCTCCTTGAGCCAGAGGGCCTTGTTGCGCTCGTAGTCGATTTCGGAGAAGCCACAGATCTCGCGGCTCAGTGCCTCCGCTTGGGCCAGGGTGGTTGTCGACATGACGGCGCGGGCCAACTCGTTGCGGCTCAGGGCCTCGTCCAGGTCGACCTCGTGGACCGTCGGGCTTTCGTCGGTGAGGGGGATGGGAAGTCCGGCGTCGCGGACCTCGCATGTACCGCGGACCCCTCGGGCTGTGGCCGCGAGCATGCCTGTTGCCTCTGAGGGGTGCCACTCCAGGACTGGGCTGATTGGCTCTGCGTCCTTCGCCGTGAAGGTTTGGACGACTGGGCCGAGCACGCCTCGCAGGTCCTCGTGTGACAGCTCGCCGTCCAGGCCGGGGCCTGCGATCAACAGGCGGATGGGTGCGTTCACTTGGCCGCACGCTGCCAGTGTCAGAGAGTCGGCGAGTGGGCTTTTCAGCGTCGGTTCGTCGCCTCGGGCCAACACGTCGCCGCCGACGTCCAGGAGATCGATCGAGGTCGGCTTTAAGTGGGAGACCAGATCTTCGACTTGGTGTGTGACTCCCTCGGCGCCGTACCTCGGGTCGATCAGCGCGAACCTGTGCCGGAGTTCTGCGGCGAGTCGTGGGAGCGTGGAACCTGCCGGTGCGACCGGGCGTGCATCCGCCGGCACCTTCCAGACTGCTGGGGTGAGCGGTTCGAGGCCGGTGAAGTCGTTGGCTCCTCGGGGGCCCGGTAGCGGGTCGATAAGCAGGCGGTCCCACGCGTACGTGAGGATCACCGCCTGGCCGCCGGTGTCCCCGTACAGGGCGGCGTCAAGCATTGCGGCGGCGACTGCGTCGCCCCCTCCTCCTGCTGCGACGATCAACCGCGTCATGTGCCCAAGACTACGGGGTCGGCTCTTGACCACTCACCCTATAGTGGCTAGAGGCTATAGCCACTTGGACGAGGAGGGGACATGCCTCAGATTGAGGAGGCGCAGCCGAAGTATCTTCAGATCGCACACTTCATCCGCGATCAGATCCTTCGGGGTGACTTGCGGCCGGGAGACGAGGTTCCCTCGGAGCGGCAGTTGGCGGCGGACTGGAAGGTGTCCCGGCCGACGGCGGCGCGGTCGCTGGAAGCGCTGAGCCATCAAGGGCTCGTCGAGAAGCGGCAGGGCTCGGGCACGTATGTGCGGAGCCTCGAAGTGAACCGCCGGGCAAGGGAGTTGTACGGGCGGGCCCGGCAGACCGGGAAGATCTACACCCCCGGTGAGTACGCGGTGATCACGTCGGCCGGGTGGCTGGACGCGCCGGATCATGTCGCTGAGGCGTTGGGTCTGGTGAAGGATCGTCGGGCCGTGCATCGCCGGCGTGTGACCAACAACCAGGACGGGCCCATCACGCTGTCCACTTCGTGGTTCGCGCCGGACGTAGGGCAGCGGGCGCCCAAGCTGCTGGAGCCGGAACGGATCCAAGAAGGCACTCTGATGTACGTCGAGAACACGACGGGGCGGCAGGGGAGTTACGCCGAGGATCGCATGTGTGCCCGGCAGGCGACGGACGAGGAGGAGGCAGACCTCCAGCTTGAACCGGGATCGGCTGTCTTGATCGTGCATCACGTCGTCTTTGACCTCCAGGACCGGCCGTTGGAGTTCGCTGAAGCCACCTACCCGCCGCAGCGTTGGGCGTTCGAGCAGGGTTATCCGCTCACCTGATGGTTCATCACTTCGGCGAACGGCTTGCGCGACGCAAGTGGCTAATGCCACCATCCAGTAAGTGGCTAAGGCCACTTGATCGGGAGGAGGCACGGTGTGACGAGTCAGCGGCCGGACCAGGGAGAGCACTTACCTTGCCGGAGTTGCCGGGGGCGTGGCTGGAAGCGGGTCAGTTCGCGTACGTCCCTGGCGCTCGCCGCTGCCGCCGACCGCACCCGTGCCACATCGAAGCGGCGCTGCCTCGACTGTGACGGCAGCGGCAAGGAGTGAGCGCGGATGGCTTACAGGATCGACCGCTACCCCTCTGAAGACTCGCCGAGGCTCGGAGCAATGACCTTGCATCCGGCACCGGAATCCGTACCCCGGGCGCGACGCTGGTTCCGGAAGTTCATCGCCCCCTACAATCCGGCCTGCTCGGTTGAAGACTGCGCGCTGATGATCTCCGAATTGGTCACCAACGCCATCCGCTATGGGCAGGCTGACGATCCCTGGGTAGTGCGGGTGGAGTGGTTCCGTGAGGAGACATCGCTGCGGGTCGACGTGCACAACCCGGGCTTCCCGGCGAACGTCCGGCTGAGGCGCCCGGACGCCAACGACGCCCACGGTCGCGGGCTGCTGCTCGTCGACTCAATCGCCGAGTCGTGGCACTCCGGGCCCAGTTGCTTCGGGGGGACGGTGGTCTCCTTTGTGGTCGCCGATGCCTGGCCGTCGTGACGAGGGGAATACCTTCTGTTGGTACTGCGCCGGCGGATTCGTCGCTAGTCTGGTTGACCAGTTGACTTGGCCAATCCTGACAGGCGGCGGCGTTCATGGCGTATGAAGTGGAGGCACCGAAGTACGTACGCCTCGCTCAGACGATTCAACAGCGCATCGAGGACGGCAGCTACCCGCCCGGCACCCGTGTGCCCAGTGAGAACCAACTGGTGCAGGCCTTCGGAATGTCCCGTCCAACCGTCGTCCGGGCGCTGGAACTGCTGAAGCGTGACGGCTGGCTGGAGTCCCGCCAGGGATACGGCACGCTGGTGCGCGGGCGTCCGGCAGTCGTCGAGCACAAGGAACGTCGGGGGAGTGAAGTGCTCGCGCGTGACGAGACGCAGACCCCGGGGCGGCTGGTCGAGGTCGGTCATGTACCTGTTCCGGCGCGCGTCGCCTCTGCGCTTGGGTTGCCGAAGCGCGCCAAGGTCCTCCTGCGCCGGTTCCTGGTCATGGACGACGGTGAACCCTCCGAGCTGGTCTCGTCGTACTTTCCCGCCGGCCTGGTCGAGGGCACCGAGTTGGAGAGTGTTGCCCCCTTGAGCGGCGGCGCCCGTGCTCACCTTGAGGCGCGAAAGAAGGCTCGCTTCGACCATGTGAAGGAGCGTGTCTCGGCTCGGCTGCCTGAGCGGGATGAGGCCGAACTTCTGGAGCTCCCGGACGGTGTGCCCGTCCTTAGCGTCCTGGTCGTCGCGTGCGACGCTTCCGGTCAAGCTCTGCAAGTCTCTGACGTGCTGCTTCCCGCCGATCGGCAGGAACTCGAAGACACTTATCGGCTGAGCTGAGCTGAGCCTGCGGGCTGCCCACTGCCTGGCTGTGATGGCCTGCCTCAGGTGCGGCGGGTGGCGAGTCGGTAGACCACGTATGTAAAGCCAAGGATGGCGTCGACCGCCGCCCACAGGCCGATGATGAGTCCCACGCCGATTGTGGTTCCGGCGCCGCCGGCGTCCTCGCACAGCTTCAGATGCGACGTCGTTTCTTCGGCTGTGGGGTCATCCCGCCCTGGTAGGAACTGCTCGGCGGGGATCCTTGCGGTGGTGTCGGCCAAGTGTCCGGAGGCGGTGCGGGCCCTTGCGAGTTGCGCGGATCCCATGACTGCGGTTCTTGAGCGCGGTGTTTTCTGCTCATGTCGCGCCTTCCTCTGTGTTGCTCGCTTCATGGTGCGCCTGCGCTATCGATGGCGCTCGTAGGTGGCCACTGAAGCAGCTTGACAAGTCAACTTGGCATCCCTAACGTCGAACTTGCTAAGTCAACTTGTCAGGTGGCGAGTTGATCGACTCAGAAGGAGAAATCTCTGTGCGTGTGATCCGCGTTGACGCCTCATCCGCCACGATCCTGCTGACCGAAGCTCCGGCGCCGAAGGTGCGCGACCGGCAGACCGGTGAGATCGCCAAGGACACCGTGAGCGGTGAGGCGCTGATGACCGTCGGCGTTGTCTTCATCGACGAGGGGGACTCGTCGCTCATCCAGGTCACAGTTCCAGAAAGCGGTGTGACGGAGGGCCTGGCCGTTGGCTCTCCGGTATCGCTGCCGGGCCTCATCGCCCGGCCGTGGGAGAGCGTGTTCAACGGCCAGCAGCGGCACGGCATCGCCTACCGCGCGACCGCGATCGCGCCGGGCGCTTTCCCGGTCGCTCAGGCGGGCTGATCGTCGTGACGGACCTGATCACGTTGGCCGAACTGGGCGGCTCGCTCGCTGTGATAGGTGGCGCCGCCTACGTCCGGCACGCCACCCCGGCGGCGTACTGGTCCACGGTCGGGCTGCCGGTCTCGGTGGCCCGGCTGCTGGCCTCGTACTCCTCGACCATGGACGCCTGCGGCCTGACCGTCGAACCGTCCCGGTTGCGGGTGTTGGCCATCAAGGCGACCAGCCGCCGGGAGATCCGTCCCGTCCCACCCCGCCGGGGCGTCATCCGTCCCACCACGACTGGCCTGCGTGTCCGGCTTCGGCTGGCCCCGGGCCAGGAACCCGCCGACGTCGTTGCCTCGGCGGAACGGCTCCGCCACGCCTGGAGTGTCCACGGCGTGTACGTGAAGGACGTGAAGCCCGGTGTCGTCGAACTGCGGCTCATCGGCTTCGACGTCCTGCGCAAGGTCCGGATGCCTCGGCGGAGCGATGGCGGGTTCCTGAAGGTGCCTGTGGCGCTGCGGGAGGACGCTACGGCGTTCTTACGCGACTACCGCGCCGTGCCGCATGAACTCGTCCTCGGCGCAACGCTGTCGGGCAAGTCCATGTACCTGCGGAACCTGATCGCCGGTCTGGCCCGGCAGCCCGTCGCTCTGGTCGGCGTCGACTGCAAGCGCGGCGTCGAATTGGCGCCGTTCGCCTCACGGTTCGCCGCGCTGGCGACCGACCCGGACGAGGCGGCTGAACTGTTGCCCGTCCTGGTCAAGGAAATGGAGGACCGATACGACCTCATCAAGGCCCGACAGGGCATCGCCCCCGGCACCCCCGACGAGGAGATCACCTCTGACATCTGGGGCCTGCCTGAAAGCGAACGGCCCACCCCCATCGTGCTGTTCGTCGACGAGGTGGCCGAACTCTTCCTCGTCGCCACACGAAAGGACGAGGAACGCCGAGACGAGATGGTCACTCACCTCATCCGCCTCGCCCAACTCGGCCGCGCGGCCGGCATCTACCTGGAGGTCTGCGGACAGCGCTTCGGCGCCGAACTCGGTAAGGGAGCAACCATGTTGCGGGCCCAACTCACCGGCCGCGTCTGCCACCGCGTCAACGACGAAGCCTCGGCCAAGATGGCTCTGGGTGACATCGCTCCCGAAGCGGTGTACGCCTCCTGCGCCATCGCTGCCGAGCTGCCGGGTCTGGCCGTGGCCGGTGACACTTCCGGCGGCTGGTCCCGCATTCGCACCCCCTACCTGTCCCTCGCCGACGCTGCGGCTACCTGCCGCGACACCGCCCTCCTAGCCCCGGACGTTCCGGCACTCACGCCCTTCCGGCCGTACGTCCCGCCCGTAGTCCCCGCGCGTCTCGCCTCCGAGACAGCGGAGGACTGACCGATGCGCAACCATCGAATCCGGCTTGATCCGGTCCTGGTCCAAGCCGCCATCGCCGCCGCCCTGTCCTTCGCCCACCTGCACGACCTCGCTGCGGCGGCCGGACAGGACGGCTGGAAGGCGTGGGCCTACCCGATCAGCGTTGACCTGCTCCTCGTGGCGGCGTGGCGACGGCTGCGCTCCGGCATGGCGAAAGCCGCTGGCTGGTGCTGGTTCGTCGTCGCGCTGACGGCGTCACTGGGGGCCAACGTCGCCACGGCCGGTCTGCTCGACCTGGGCGACGTCCCGGCCTGGCTGCGCATCCTCGTCGCCGGGTGGCCCGCGGTCGCCTTCCTTGGTGGAACTCTCCTCGCGCACGGCACCCCGGACGGCGAAGAGGTGCCAGTACCGGACCAGTACGAGGCCCCCGAGAGCGGCGTCACGCCGACTGCCCCCGAGCTGCCCGCCGTCGACCTGCAACCGGCTGCACAGCCCACCGCAGCTGCCGTCCCGCCCGCCCTCGTTGCCCTGGCCCGCAAGGTCGCCGACGACCACCGGACCCGAACCGGAACGGACATCGACACCCCAACCCTTCGTACCCGGCTCGGCGTCCCGCTCCCGCTCGCCGAAGCCATCGCTGCCCAACTCACCTGACCCCGGAGGACTTTCCACCTTGCGTCCGTCCACGCTCCGCGCGCTCAAGCGTGCCGCCGAGCTGACCCGACAGAACCACCTCACCGAAGCCGTGCTGATCGCCGAACCGGTGATCCTCGCCGCCGACAGCTACGAGGGCCACGAGATCTTGCGCTGGCTTGCCGACCACGCCGCCGACTTCACCGGCGAGTCACCAAAGGAGCTCCCCTGATGCCCGCCAACCGCCGCTTCCGCAACGTTGTCCGCATCGGACCCGTCCAGGTCGGCACCGCCTACGACGGCCGCGGACGCGAGAAGCACACCGCCGTCTGTATGGCCCCCCGCTGCGGCTTCTCCCACGACTACGACACCCGCGCCGCCGCCGAACTCGCCGCCCGCACCCACCGCTGCCACGTCCGCTGAGGAGATCCCGTGACCGTCTCGCTCCCGCTGGTCTTCGTCCTGGGCGTCGTCGCCTGGGCCGCGATCAAGTTCCTGGGCGTCCGCATGTGGGTCGCCGTTGTGATTGCCCTGTTCGGCTTCTGGCTCTCCCACACCTTCCTGGCCCCCGCCATCGAATCCGGCACCCGTTCCGGGGTCGGCGTCGTCAATGGCGACAACCGCTGAGAGGAGCTCCGCCATGTTCCGCCCCAAGCTGCCCGACGTCCCCACTCCGCAGTCGCCCCCAATCCCGCGGCAGCACCACCAGCACAGCCCGGCCCCAGCCGCTGGACGCTCGCTCAGCCCTTACGCGGGCCCGGTCGCCGTCGTCCTCGTCGGCGGGGTCGTCCTCACCGCGCTCCTGGCGGCCGTCGCCATCACGGCCATCTCCGTGGCCATCGCCGCCGTGGTCCTGCGCTCCCTGCTCAACAACGCCAACAGGCGCTGACTGGCCGCCGGGGCGGCAAACGCCGCCAAGCATCCCGCCGCCCCGGGGCACGTCCCTCCCAACCGCAGAACAGCCGAAAGGAAGTCCCATCATCACCCGGCAGACTCCGCCCCCGCTGGCGGAACTCTCCATGCTGGCCTCCCTCGGAACCATGCCCGAGCTGGCCCGCCAACTCTCCGGCCTGGGCGGCTGCACGCACCCGGTCCGTCTCGACGGCCACCGCACCGAATACGCGGTCGACACGGCGACCGGCGAGATCGGCCAAGCCTTGCGCCACCTCGACTCGACCGCCCTCCCTGCCGGCCAACTCCTCGTCCGCTGCAACAACCGCCGCGCAACTCGCTGCCAGGCCTGCGCCGAGACCTACCGTCGCGACACGTACCACCTGATCACCGCCGGATTGCGCGGCGGCAAAGGCACTTCGGACCAGGTCGGCACACACCCGCGCGTCTTCGCCACCTTCACCGCCCCCGGATTCGGCCCGGTCCATAACCTCCGATCCGACGGGCGCCCCTGTCGCTGCGGCACCCGGCACGACGAGGACGACAACGCGCTGGGCACTCCGCTGGACCCGGACCGGTACGACTACGAAGCGGCCGTGCTCTGGAACGCTCACGCCGGGCTCCTCTGGCGACGCTTCTCCATCTACCTCCGCCGGGAAGTCGCCAAGCGCGCCGGCCTCACCCAACGCACCTTCCGCGACCACGCACGCATCTCTTTCGCCAAGGTCGCCGAATACCAGAAGCGCGGAGCCGTGCACTTCCATGCGGTCATCCGCCTCGACGGCCCAGAAGGCGGGGACACCCCACCGCCCGCCTGGGCGACGGCAGAGCTCCTGACGGACGCCATCCAGGCCGCAGCCACGGCTGCACGCGTCGACGGCCCGGAGATCGACGGCCGCGCGCACACCTTCGCCTTCGGCCGCCAACTCGACGTCCGCACAATCCGATCCGCCGACTTCGACAACGACCAGGAGCTGACCGAACGGGCCGTAGCGGCCTACATCGCCAAGTACGCCACCAAAGGCGCTGAGACAGCGACCGGCACCCTCGACCGCCCCCTCAAGTTCCTCGCCGAGCTCGCCCAAGCACGCATCTCCGAACACGCCCGTCGCATGATCCGCGTCGCCTGGACCCTCGGCGCACGCCCCGAACTCGCCGAGCTCCGCCTTCGGGCCTGGGCTCACATGCTCGGCTTCCGCGGCCACTTCTCCACCAAGTCCCGCCGCTACTCCACGACCCTCGGCGCTCTCCGCAACGCACGCGCTGACTGGCGCCGTGCACAAGCCACTCACGCCGTGCCTCAGGAAGAAGAAACCACGTTCGTCCTCGCCCACTGGGTGTTCGCCGGCACCGGCCTGAGTGCTGGCGAAGCCTGGCTCGCCGCGTCCCTGGAACCGGCCCCCGGAACGGAAGGAGAACCGACATGGACCGCCGTCGCGACGAGCTGATGACCGTTCGCCAGGTCCTGGACGAGCTGGGCGGCGTTTCTCGCCGGACATTCTACCGCTGGCGGGAATTGGGGCAGGCCCCCGAAGCAATCAAGCTCCCGAACGGGGAACTCCGCGTGTGGCGGAGCGACTTCACCGCTTGGCTGCACGGCCTTGGAGAAGTGGCGTGAAGTCGCACGATGTGCGGGTGTGGGGCATCCGCAAGCGGCCATACAAAACACCGTCGTACGACGTGCGGTGGAAGGTCGGCGACGCGCCACCATTCTCCGAGACCTTCCGGACCAAGGCGCTTGCCGACAACTTCCGCGCGAAGCTGCTCCGGGCCGCGCAGAAGGGGGAGGCCTTCGACACGGAAACCGGTCTGCCGGACTCCATGGCACCGGTCAAAGGCTCCCTCACCTGGTACGACTTCGCACGGGCGTATGTAGCCATGAAGTGGCCGCACGCGGCTCCGAACTCTCGCGACAGCCTGAACGAGAC
Coding sequences:
- a CDS encoding DUF1152 domain-containing protein is translated as MTRLIVAAGGGGDAVAAAMLDAALYGDTGGQAVILTYAWDRLLIDPLPGPRGANDFTGLEPLTPAVWKVPADARPVAPAGSTLPRLAAELRHRFALIDPRYGAEGVTHQVEDLVSHLKPTSIDLLDVGGDVLARGDEPTLKSPLADSLTLAACGQVNAPIRLLIAGPGLDGELSHEDLRGVLGPVVQTFTAKDAEPISPVLEWHPSEATGMLAATARGVRGTCEVRDAGLPIPLTDESPTVHEVDLDEALSRNELARAVMSTTTLAQAEALSREICGFSEIDYERNKALWLKEQQRPKLDAESVLPQLAQFEAEARSRGITHTTFRHLTEVLNLDGSQRDDLRRLLINSQPERYTAPLWHIPATT
- a CDS encoding GntR family transcriptional regulator → MPQIEEAQPKYLQIAHFIRDQILRGDLRPGDEVPSERQLAADWKVSRPTAARSLEALSHQGLVEKRQGSGTYVRSLEVNRRARELYGRARQTGKIYTPGEYAVITSAGWLDAPDHVAEALGLVKDRRAVHRRRVTNNQDGPITLSTSWFAPDVGQRAPKLLEPERIQEGTLMYVENTTGRQGSYAEDRMCARQATDEEEADLQLEPGSAVLIVHHVVFDLQDRPLEFAEATYPPQRWAFEQGYPLT
- a CDS encoding ATP-binding protein, which encodes MAYRIDRYPSEDSPRLGAMTLHPAPESVPRARRWFRKFIAPYNPACSVEDCALMISELVTNAIRYGQADDPWVVRVEWFREETSLRVDVHNPGFPANVRLRRPDANDAHGRGLLLVDSIAESWHSGPSCFGGTVVSFVVADAWPS
- a CDS encoding GntR family transcriptional regulator; translated protein: MAYEVEAPKYVRLAQTIQQRIEDGSYPPGTRVPSENQLVQAFGMSRPTVVRALELLKRDGWLESRQGYGTLVRGRPAVVEHKERRGSEVLARDETQTPGRLVEVGHVPVPARVASALGLPKRAKVLLRRFLVMDDGEPSELVSSYFPAGLVEGTELESVAPLSGGARAHLEARKKARFDHVKERVSARLPERDEAELLELPDGVPVLSVLVVACDASGQALQVSDVLLPADRQELEDTYRLS
- a CDS encoding FtsK/SpoIIIE domain-containing protein — its product is MTDLITLAELGGSLAVIGGAAYVRHATPAAYWSTVGLPVSVARLLASYSSTMDACGLTVEPSRLRVLAIKATSRREIRPVPPRRGVIRPTTTGLRVRLRLAPGQEPADVVASAERLRHAWSVHGVYVKDVKPGVVELRLIGFDVLRKVRMPRRSDGGFLKVPVALREDATAFLRDYRAVPHELVLGATLSGKSMYLRNLIAGLARQPVALVGVDCKRGVELAPFASRFAALATDPDEAAELLPVLVKEMEDRYDLIKARQGIAPGTPDEEITSDIWGLPESERPTPIVLFVDEVAELFLVATRKDEERRDEMVTHLIRLAQLGRAAGIYLEVCGQRFGAELGKGATMLRAQLTGRVCHRVNDEASAKMALGDIAPEAVYASCAIAAELPGLAVAGDTSGGWSRIRTPYLSLADAAATCRDTALLAPDVPALTPFRPYVPPVVPARLASETAED
- a CDS encoding DUF2637 domain-containing protein gives rise to the protein MRNHRIRLDPVLVQAAIAAALSFAHLHDLAAAAGQDGWKAWAYPISVDLLLVAAWRRLRSGMAKAAGWCWFVVALTASLGANVATAGLLDLGDVPAWLRILVAGWPAVAFLGGTLLAHGTPDGEEVPVPDQYEAPESGVTPTAPELPAVDLQPAAQPTAAAVPPALVALARKVADDHRTRTGTDIDTPTLRTRLGVPLPLAEAIAAQLT
- a CDS encoding mobile element transfer protein; this encodes MPANRRFRNVVRIGPVQVGTAYDGRGREKHTAVCMAPRCGFSHDYDTRAAAELAARTHRCHVR
- a CDS encoding SpdD protein, giving the protein MFRPKLPDVPTPQSPPIPRQHHQHSPAPAAGRSLSPYAGPVAVVLVGGVVLTALLAAVAITAISVAIAAVVLRSLLNNANRR
- a CDS encoding replication initiator is translated as MLASLGTMPELARQLSGLGGCTHPVRLDGHRTEYAVDTATGEIGQALRHLDSTALPAGQLLVRCNNRRATRCQACAETYRRDTYHLITAGLRGGKGTSDQVGTHPRVFATFTAPGFGPVHNLRSDGRPCRCGTRHDEDDNALGTPLDPDRYDYEAAVLWNAHAGLLWRRFSIYLRREVAKRAGLTQRTFRDHARISFAKVAEYQKRGAVHFHAVIRLDGPEGGDTPPPAWATAELLTDAIQAAATAARVDGPEIDGRAHTFAFGRQLDVRTIRSADFDNDQELTERAVAAYIAKYATKGAETATGTLDRPLKFLAELAQARISEHARRMIRVAWTLGARPELAELRLRAWAHMLGFRGHFSTKSRRYSTTLGALRNARADWRRAQATHAVPQEEETTFVLAHWVFAGTGLSAGEAWLAASLEPAPGTEGEPTWTAVATS
- a CDS encoding AlpA family transcriptional regulator, encoding MDRRRDELMTVRQVLDELGGVSRRTFYRWRELGQAPEAIKLPNGELRVWRSDFTAWLHGLGEVA